The DNA sequence AGGTACGGGTATTTGAAGGTACCGATTTCACCTTTGCTGAACTGGAAAAAAACAGCGACTTTCCAGAGAATTTAGAGGAAATTTTACGCTTTTACGAGGAAGAAAGCACTTTACAGCATCACAGTGGAAATGGTGAAAATGCCGTATTTCATGGCCAGGGCGCGGGCAAAGATGTCAAAAACGTTCGCTTGGAAGAATTCCTACGGCGGGTAGACAAAGGAATCGAAACCATGAGCTGTGACGATGATAAGACGCCACTGGTACTCTACTCCACGCCAACGCTGGCGGGTCTTTACCGAAAAATCAATACTTACCCTCATCTCATGGAAGACTTCATTGAAGGAAATCCTGAAAACGAAGATATGTTGAAAATTCACGAGAAGTCTTACGAACTGCTGATGCCCCGGTATGCAGCAATGGATCAGGAAGAACTGGATAACTTTGAATCAGCACTCGCCAACGAGACAGCAACCTTTGATATTCAAACCATTGGCCCAGCCGCGATGGCCGGACAGATAAAGACCCTATTTCTGGTACGCAATCAAGAGACTTGGGGAAAGTACAATCCCGTGGACCACAGCGTAGAATTACACAGCAGTCGCAAGGATGATAGTCAACCTCTTTACAACGACCTTTCCTTGTCGGTTATCAACCAGGGAGGTACCGTACACCTCCTCGACAGAGAAGATATGCCACGTCCAACATCAGACGTTAATGCTATTTTCTACTATGCGTTGACAACCGCATAATTGATAACAACATCAATTACCTCTATTCAATAAAAGCCGGACTTCATTGATTTATGAAGCCCGGCTTAGTTTTATTTATAGCATAAAAAAGCCCTTACTGTAATATTTACAGCAAAGGCAGAACCATTAGTAAGTACTTTTATTTTCTAGATAGCGGTACGGGCCGTAGGAAGTGCTTGTAAACGCTCGAACCGAATAGGATCACCCGTACGTTGGTCGAGACCGTAAGTGCCGTTTTCCATACGTCCTAAAGCAGCTTGTACGGCCTGAAGATCACTACGCCGGCGCTTAATTTGCGCAACAATACGTTGCCGGATTTGGTCATTCTTGGCATCATCTCCATAGCCATCATTAGATTCTTCTTCTCGGTACAAGTTAGGAAGCTCCTCTTCTTCAAGTCGTTTTAATTCCGTTGCCAGGCGAGACTGTTTATCTTCTAATCGTTCTCGTAAGTCTTCTAATTGTTCTTGCGTAAGATTGGTCTCTGATCGCGTACTCATATTATTGTTTTACTTTTTAAACCTCTTTATTGCAGTACCTGTTCGCTGCCAATCAATCTTTAAAGTCTGCCTAAAGGACGAATGAACACCTCGAAAAAAATAGTGTTCCATCAGAAAGCATTATTACAGCCTCTGTACAACTTTATGAAAACAGAAAAAATAATTGGTCCTAAAGAGATCGAAGAAATCCTGGCCGACCAACTAGAAACAGGCTTGGCCGAATACAACAGATCTTCCTCCAGCCTATTCATATCGTCTCTGACCGCCGGACTAGAAATTGGTTTCAGTGTTTTCCTGATGGGAATCGTTTATACCCTGTTTCACGGACAAATGAGTGAGGCTGCCCTTCACATTGCCTTGGCATGCTCCTACCCGATTGGTTTTCTACTCGTCGTAATTGGACGTTCAGAGCTTTTCACAGAACATACCAACCTGGCACTTTATCCCATCCTCGAAAAGAAAAAATCTATTTTGCAGCTATTCCAATTATGGGGAACCATTCTAGCAGGGAATCTTCTGGGAGGTTTTTTTATTGGGGCATTCCTTTGTTGGATTGGGCCAGCTATGAATATCATCAGTAGCGAGGCCTTTGTCCATTTGGCCGACAAAATGCTAAAGTTTGATTATACAGTTATTTTGGGTAGTGCTCTACTTGCGGGATGGTTGATGGGGCTATTGTCCTGGCTGCTCAGTGCCGCCAAGGAAACTATTAGTAGAATATTGATTGTCATCATTATCACCATCGTCATTGGAATGGGAGGTCTGCATCATTCCATTGTAGGCTCGATAGAAATCTTTGCCGGTTTGCTTTTGTCTCCAGAAATTGGCTGGACTGATTATTTACCCGTGCAACTGTTAGCCATTCTTGGTAACCTTATTGGAGGTACCTTCTTTGTTGCTACCCTAAAATATAGTCACGTAACTCGTGCCGATGTATAGACCTTCAAGGCAGGATTATATATTAGAGTTGTTATGCTGGGACATGTTTTGCTGCAAGCGAAAAATTTCATCCTGAACTTCGTTAGATTTTTCGCCGAATTGCCCGCATTCGGCTGCAAAATCTGCCTCGTTCAGAATAAAATTTTAGCGCTTTCGCTAAAACAGCCCCCAGCAGAACAACTCTATTTTCATTCAGGCGCTTGCTTTTCGAACCCCGACTTATTAGCTCAAGCAAAAATCGGGACATGATCAGTTGCCTTGATCGCGGGGATTGATTGGCTACTTTATCCTCTTTTGGTCTTTCCTGAAAGACCCAGTATCCGTGCCTTCAAGGGCTCTTAGCGGAAGATTTTATTTTGTAAACCATTTGATCGGTATGCTCACGTGATATTTTCCTATTTTCACGCAGTCACATCAATACCAACTACATGAGAACGCTATTTTTTTGTCTACTTGTCCTATTCTTCCTTCCTGATGGTTTTAGCCAGGGAATACCTTCACTCGTAACACCTGCGGAACAACGATTACAAGCCGTTGAACAACGAAAAAAACTGCGTGACAATTCGCTCGTTCAGCATCTTCCATTTACCAATATCGGACCCAGTGTACAAAGTGGCCGCGTAGTAGATATGGCGGTACACCCCGATGATCCTACCCAATTTTATGTTGCCTATGCCTCGGGGGGGCTGTGGCACACTAACAATAACGGTACAACTTTTGAACCTCGCTTCGATCAACAAGATGTAATGACGCTAGGCGCTGTAGCGGTAGACTGGAAAAGCAATACCATCTGGTTAGGTACTGGAGAGGTCAACTCCAGTCGGTCTTCTTATGCAGGCCTCGGCGTTTACCGCAGTACCGATGGTGGAAAAACTTGGCAACATCGTGGTTTACCAGAGAGTCATCATATTGGCCGCATCCTCCTTCACCCTACCAACCCCAACATCGTTTGGGTAGCCGTTCTGGGGCATCTATACTCTCCTAATGCCGAGAGAGGCATTTACAAAACCACCAATGGTGGCGAAAGCTGGGAGAAAGTACTCTTTGTCAACAACAATGCCGGAGGTATTGAAATGGTCCTTGACCCGATGAACCCCGACCATTTATATGCTGCCACCTGGGAACGCACACGCCGCGCCTGGGATTTCACCGAAGCAGGTAAGGGCTCTGGTATTTATGAAAGTACCGATAGCGGGAATACCTGGTCAAATATTACGGGTCCTAAAAGTGGTTTCCCTTCCGGGGAAGGTGCTGGCCGTATTGGGCTGGCGATAGGCTATCAGGGGCGTACGCCTATTCTCTATGCGTCTATCGATAATTACAACCGACGCCCCAAAGCAACCGACGAAGAGCCTGGCTTGACCAAAGATGCCTTACGGACCATGAGTAAAGCTGATTTTGCAAAAGTTCCTGAAACACAACTCAAGACCTATCTTCAGCAAAATGGTTTCCCCAAAAAGTACACTCCCAAAAAGGTTCAGGAAATGATCGCTGCCGGCGAAATTACACCACTGACCCTGGTAGAATACACCGAGAATGCCAATAGCCTGCTCTTCGATACCGAAGTAATCGGCTTGGAAGTCTACCGTATGGTCAATAACAGCAAGAAATGGGCGAAAACACACGAAGGTTTTATTGATGATGTCTACTATTCTTATGGCTACTATTTTGGCCAGATTAAGGTGTCTCCACGTGATGCCAATCGCCTTTACATCATGGGCGTACCCGTTATACGCAGTGATGATGGGGGTACAACCTGGCGCGGGATCAATGGAGCCAATGTCCACTCCGACCACCATGCCTTATGGATTAGTCCCGATCGTGACGGGCACCTCATTCTAGGTAACGACGGAGGAATCAATATCTCTTATGACGATGGGGAAAACTGGATCAAGTGCAATCATCCACCTTTGGGGCAGTTTTACTACGTTGCCGTGGACATGGCCAAGCCCTACCGCGTATATGGTGGTCTGCAGGACAATGGCGTGTGGATGGGCGACCATACCTACGAACCCTCTAGTCGCTGGCAACAAAGTGGGCGGTACCCCTACGAAATGATCATGGGCGGCGACGGGATGCAAGTAGCAGTAGATACCCGTGACAATGCGACCGTATACACTGGTTTTCAGTTTGGCAACTATTTTCGGTTAAACACCCAAACCGATGACCGCACCTATATCACCCCTACCCACGACCTCGGAGAACGGCCTTATCGCTGGAACTGGCAAACCCCAATTCACCTTTCTGAGCACAACCAGGATATTCTTTACATGGGCTCTAATTTTGTGCACCGCTCTCTGAATAAAGGTGAGGATTTCACGGTCATTTCCCCCGATCTTACCCATGGTGGTCAAAAAGGAGATGTACCCTACGGTACGCTGAGTGCTCTGCACGAGTCGCCTTTGCGTTTTGGCTTGCTTTACGCAGGTGCTGATGATGGACGGGTTCACGTAAGCAAAGATGGCGGCTTCCAATGGGAAGACATCTCCGCTGGTTTGCCTGCCGACATGTGGGTAAGCCGTATCCAGGCCAGCAAACACCAAGAGGGGCGCGTCTATTTAGCTCTCAATGGCTACCGCTGGGACAACTGGAACGCCATGTTATTCCGATCGGATGATTATGGTAAAACCTGGGAAATCATCGGTCGTGATCTCCCTCAAGAACCGGTAAATGTAGTCAAGGAAGACCCCAAAGTAACAGATATGATCTATGTAGGCACCGATCATGGCGCTTATGTTTCTTTAGACGGGGGTAAAAGTTTTCAGGCATTTTACGAAGGATTAGCAGGTGCCCCTGTTCACGATATTGTCATTCATCCGCGTGATCAAGATATTATTATTGGCACCCATGGTCGTTCCCTCTACCGGGCTTCTGCCAAGGAGCTGCAAGCACTTACCAAAGAAGTTTTGGCAGAGACCATCCATCTTTTCAAAATCGACGATCAGCGTCGTGGCCGTTCTTGGGGGCAAGACAGTTGGTCGCGCGACAATGTTCCCAGCCTTGACCTTCCCGTCTACACTAGCCAAGCAGGGAATGCACAAGTAAGCATTCAGGTCGAGGATGGTCCAGTATTGAGTACCTATTCCGTAAATTTGAAGAAAGGTTTGCAATATGCCACCTACGATTACACTTACGGGAAAGACGCTTGGCCAGCCTACCGTCAGTACCTCGAGAAAAATCTGAAAGAGGAAGAAACACTCCCCAAAATGGAGCCTGCCGATGATGGCAAATATTACCTCTTATCAGGAAAATACAAGGTCATCATCAAAATGAAAGACCAGACTTCTGAGCAGGTGTTTGAGTTGAAGTAGGGGTTTAAGGGTGTAAGAGTATAAGAGTGTAAGGGAAATAACTTTTACACCTTTACACCTACCCAACTTTTACACCCCAAAATCCCTATTCATACAGTAAAAATGACAGTTCAGCGATTAGGGTAACGTTTTTGAATGTAAGGGTATTAATATTGTAAAAACTTACGAGCAGAAGGAAAAGGAAAAAAATAAAATAAAATTTCCAAAACCGACATCCACTTAGGGGATGTGTCTCGTAAATAGGTGCAGAGGCGACAAAAGTTCCTGTTTTTAGTGTTTTTAAGAAATTTTAACAAAGCTTTAAAACATTACAGACAACATAAAGGCAGGAATCCAAGTTTCTTAATCAAATATTGATACCCACTTCTTGAAACCATTTGAACATGAATACCCGTAAAATCAAACTTGCCTTAACAGCAAGATTAATCAATCAAAACACCGACGGCAATGCGCTTAATGCCGTTAAAGATTTAATGACAAGTTTC is a window from the Lewinella sp. LCG006 genome containing:
- a CDS encoding TraR/DksA family transcriptional regulator, with amino-acid sequence MSTRSETNLTQEQLEDLRERLEDKQSRLATELKRLEEEELPNLYREEESNDGYGDDAKNDQIRQRIVAQIKRRRSDLQAVQAALGRMENGTYGLDQRTGDPIRFERLQALPTARTAI
- a CDS encoding formate/nitrite transporter family protein — its product is MKTEKIIGPKEIEEILADQLETGLAEYNRSSSSLFISSLTAGLEIGFSVFLMGIVYTLFHGQMSEAALHIALACSYPIGFLLVVIGRSELFTEHTNLALYPILEKKKSILQLFQLWGTILAGNLLGGFFIGAFLCWIGPAMNIISSEAFVHLADKMLKFDYTVILGSALLAGWLMGLLSWLLSAAKETISRILIVIIITIVIGMGGLHHSIVGSIEIFAGLLLSPEIGWTDYLPVQLLAILGNLIGGTFFVATLKYSHVTRADV
- a CDS encoding glycosyl hydrolase, whose product is MRTLFFCLLVLFFLPDGFSQGIPSLVTPAEQRLQAVEQRKKLRDNSLVQHLPFTNIGPSVQSGRVVDMAVHPDDPTQFYVAYASGGLWHTNNNGTTFEPRFDQQDVMTLGAVAVDWKSNTIWLGTGEVNSSRSSYAGLGVYRSTDGGKTWQHRGLPESHHIGRILLHPTNPNIVWVAVLGHLYSPNAERGIYKTTNGGESWEKVLFVNNNAGGIEMVLDPMNPDHLYAATWERTRRAWDFTEAGKGSGIYESTDSGNTWSNITGPKSGFPSGEGAGRIGLAIGYQGRTPILYASIDNYNRRPKATDEEPGLTKDALRTMSKADFAKVPETQLKTYLQQNGFPKKYTPKKVQEMIAAGEITPLTLVEYTENANSLLFDTEVIGLEVYRMVNNSKKWAKTHEGFIDDVYYSYGYYFGQIKVSPRDANRLYIMGVPVIRSDDGGTTWRGINGANVHSDHHALWISPDRDGHLILGNDGGINISYDDGENWIKCNHPPLGQFYYVAVDMAKPYRVYGGLQDNGVWMGDHTYEPSSRWQQSGRYPYEMIMGGDGMQVAVDTRDNATVYTGFQFGNYFRLNTQTDDRTYITPTHDLGERPYRWNWQTPIHLSEHNQDILYMGSNFVHRSLNKGEDFTVISPDLTHGGQKGDVPYGTLSALHESPLRFGLLYAGADDGRVHVSKDGGFQWEDISAGLPADMWVSRIQASKHQEGRVYLALNGYRWDNWNAMLFRSDDYGKTWEIIGRDLPQEPVNVVKEDPKVTDMIYVGTDHGAYVSLDGGKSFQAFYEGLAGAPVHDIVIHPRDQDIIIGTHGRSLYRASAKELQALTKEVLAETIHLFKIDDQRRGRSWGQDSWSRDNVPSLDLPVYTSQAGNAQVSIQVEDGPVLSTYSVNLKKGLQYATYDYTYGKDAWPAYRQYLEKNLKEEETLPKMEPADDGKYYLLSGKYKVIIKMKDQTSEQVFELK